The region CAGAGAGCATCAACGTTTCACTTTCAGCGTGATTAAATGATGTTTAAatccattacattttaatgtttggccACATGTAGaaactattcattttaaatagcGATGTACAATACATGGCAGATTTAGACATACAGGAGGTTGATGTATTCTCCTGTGTTGGCAagggtttttaattatttacttaacaAATCTAGTGAAATAATGCACACAGTTTTCCCAGAagaatttttttgaatgaaattcaAATGAAGGGTTTAGACCCTGTCACACCTACAGTCTTCACTGGTAAATTACCGGTAAGTTACTTTTAAtggatcatgtgtgaacaggaccttttcaaaaatcatgttaaatATGTTCTGCCAATAATATCATTTTAATGTAGATGACAAGATTACTTTGAGCTGTTTACAAAGATTTGCTTCTTTTTAATTagttattatatgtaaatatgcacTTTATGAACATCTTTGACCATTGCACCTCATAGCTTTTTGTCGAGCTTCTCCATTCATCAGGGCTGCAATTGGATACTATTATGCGTGTCTCGTTTTTATAAGagcaaaacattctgattggctagtaatgTTGGGTGggttgagagtgaaagctgcCCCTCTCATACCATTTGTAGGCGAACTCATGGACTCGAAAGTGATAATCAAcaagttttttttgcatttttttaaatgtagctttatttttttcacgCAGCCAAACTAAGCGGCAACCTCCAGCTCTCTCttgtgaagccaacaaggaagtgactaaaactgcaattcatcgactggccgcttgaggctggctgcaaaagagagTCCGTCCCATAGACTCCCTATATTAAAAtggccaactttacagcagaaaaaaaacatgtttacagcctggtgcaaaaaaacgAGTTTGGTCTATATaactaattttgcccttcatgacaactgtgatgggggtgaatttttttataactcatccgtttaaattaaattaagccttacatttctgcataattaagggcgtggtcacttgagtgacaggtggattgtcgctgctgctgacactgccgtcgCGCTAGCTGGGCATgccttcagcaaccagctcccgcctttttggcCATTTTGGATTGTCCAGGAGAGTCACATGCTGGCGACGGCTTGCTTTACAAAGTTtaagcttcaaaaacgctcttcaggagtctacgggtgatgtcacagacactacgtccatgtttttatacagtctatgagcCAAACGCTACACGCTAGAGATCTGGCACAGTGCCAGAGAGCTTTAAGCCCTGTTGTATACTAGATTCAGCAAAAATCGAAGGGCAGACTTACTAATGAATaatcatttctgagtgaaagcgTTTACACAAACACAAGTGCAAGAGGGCCTTTtgcttttatctttgtttttgcaGAATTCACACTTAGCCAGAAGGTGAAGTGTAGTTATGTTTACTCTCCTCGCTCTAAAACAATCAACCTCAATGCAGAAACCTGACATTTACACTAACCATATTCCCCTGAACACTGTGAATGATTAATGATGaattttcaattattcagatattGCAGCAGCGGATGTTAGATGGGAAAAATTAGACGGTGAGAGAGGGCTGAACTAGAGATGCAGTAAGGAAGTTTGCCTTCTATTCCTGAGCAATCAAGGGATCTTGCTGACGACAGAGCGCAGAGACCAATGTGTTCTGCTTCAGATCGAGGGCACTGGTGGTGAAGCACTTGCCATGATCTTGTTTTTATCCTTGTTCTGGAACTCACTGCTCCAGTTCCCATGTCAAACTTTTAGCACATTAAGGGATTTGCTTTATGATCTGACAGATGTGCAAAACTGATGACTGAAAAAAACACATAGACTATTTTCATTTTGAGCTGACAAAGATGGCTTAGTGAATCTTTTATCAACTCAGAGATTAATCCGAAACAAAGGACTGaggtttaaacaaaaaaaaaatgaagattgtGTTATGATTTACGGTTCATGATGGTTTGATTCGAGTTTTCTCAATTTGATTTAAACCCTGCATTCATCAGAAGATGAACAAGGATTTCACTAGGACCTCACAGACTTTTATTGCATGGATATaaacagttgaaacattcttcaaataacttcttttgtgttccccagataaaaaaaaagaaaattgtacaGGTTTGCAATGCCATAAGGGGGGCGGAGGGGTATGGATGGAATTCTAATTTCTGGATCAACAAAATGTTCAAGAGACCTCCAAAAACAATAATGTTTATCATTAGAACATCAGATCATTTACCTGCACCACACAAGCCTGATGGTCGCCGTCCTGTGTGCATCCAGTCTCTTTTCATCCTCTGCAGCAGTCTGAGAGCAGTCATCGAAACCTCATGAGTCTTTTCACCGAACTCCAACATGTGGGCGAATCGTGGAATGTACAGACATggatctataaaaaaaaaaaaaatcaacagatcTGTAATCAGTGACTGGACACGAACCTGAGAACATAACCTAAATTTGTAACTCCGATTTGAAAACTGAGTTTGAGTTTATTACAAATCAAGGCTTTTCATCTCTGTGCACCTTGTTTAGATGATGCCctttcaaaagattttaaaaaacataacaaaaacaaaaacattttttggttGTTCTCCGTGACTCGATGTTGAATCTAAAACAGAGTCCTCCTATGGGAACCTTTAAAAGAGGCCTGACTTAGAGTCACTCTGTGGGAGCAAATATCCCTCACTTCCACCTACTTCTAAGTCCTTGGGTAAACTCATTCTGCTGGCCCAATAAAGCCCAAACATCACTGCTGTCCTAATAAGAAGGAAATGAGCTCAGCTAAGGAAAGGGACATCTCCAATCCTATCTAAGTCTACACTAAAGGACTGCACCTGCACTTATGAGACATACTAGACACTGTGTCAGTCACTGGCCTTTTTATACTGCTAGgcaattttattataaattatcatATTTGTTGATGCAATACTAGAGCAGAGCAGATGACAGAACAAATATTCAGTGCTACCTGTGAAACAGGAAATACTTTAAGTCGTTTAAGAACAATTTAATTTTCTCATGTAATATTCTTTGGAATTATCCATACTGCtctgaaaaataaattgattttcaGACTTCTATTTCAGTCGTGGCTGTAAAATGATCTGATTTGTGAGACTGTGGCTGTCAGAGCTTGATTAAGGGAAAAGTGACAAATGAATACAGGGAGAAATAATCAATTAGATCTGTGAGAATTGTTGGTGGGGATGGGAAACGTGGCTTTGCAGAAAAATATGCCTCTTGGTGAGGATTGTAGACAGCAGTAAATTGAGGAAAAATCCTTGAGAAAGCCACATTCTGCATATTCCAACAACAGAGACCCTATTTATGGAGGATGCTTGGTGCTAAAATAGGTTCTGATCTAGGTTGAACAATCACATCCCTTAGAAAGTGCATTGAGGGATCAGACGTCTCAAACTCATTCTCTGACCTTGTCTTTCACTTGTCTGATGTGTCTGTAATTGTTAAATCATCATTTGCTTGGGGGAAGCTTGATTCTGACACAGTGGGAGTGCTAAATTGAAAGCGCTAATCAAGATCTTTTGAAAGTAGAACATGGCAGAAGTGGTATTTTCAATACAGTTAGTTCTGCAGTCCAAAGTGGAAATGTATAAAAACCCACATAAAACTAtagaaatgcagagaacaaaattGAATGAATActacacaacaaaaaaaacaatgactatGAAAAAACGATCATCTAATGGTAAACTGACAGTATTGTACTGTTAAACTTGAAATAGTTTTTATATCATATACACTAGAGacatgtgtatacagtatgtgaacAGAGTAATGTCCAAATTCATAGTATTTACAAAAGAGTAGGCGAAACGTTCAGGATGACTTACTACTTCCTGTGAGAGTTACAGAACTTCTCGTTCATTTCTATAGTATCTGACAACAGTAATAAACTGTCACATTAATGACTGTTGCTGCTACACAGCTGCCTATTATGCTTCTTTTTTGACTAATTTGGTTTGAGTTTTGTTCACTTTGAGCGTTTGCTAAAAGCGTTATATCCACCTAATATTTAatctaaggcctggttcacacgggacgattttaaaattgtcggctgATTTTCCAAATATGAGAGAACCCACACACAGCGATagaaaatcacgggtctaacagttttggtcgttctgtgtgtggtgtgcagccacacggcaatatcaacacatcacacacaaaccgatttgactcccgagcattcccaggtcagacgggaaatcttgCAAAATCCTttgagatcaaacgtgacttcagagtaaacaatcatggcggataaagaggatgcagtggccatagtttgtgctttgtttttaatggaaaaaacataagaaaaacaagaaaaggcgatggtcaaagaggtggagacaacgcgagcatggactatacttgctatatcataagatggagataagttgttgttttatctcatagaaatgttgtaaCGTACTACagagattaataaccgttgaaataaacgttcatatattcgtttccatgtactctggtggactgcagttgtggatgtagttatgcccatcaactttatttgtatttgttatattatatacgccagctgttttgattttgtttcccggtactatcactgcctcgtcacctcgctttctgattggctacatgCCACAGTCCACatgctgcgtgattgtttgtcctcgggggacaccacacacgagaagaaatcgggcaaaataaatccaacatgtttgatatccccgatttgagatcggagcggtctcgaagttcttccgagcagaggagagcagtcttaacacaccacacacggcaggaatatttgatcagattattttacgataatcggagcatcctaagattgtcggaaggggtgaatcggggctaaatcggcctaattatcctgccgtgtgaacacGCCTTAAGAGTGGGTGCAGCCATTAGTAAATTGAATGTGCAAGGCTTCCggtgtctactttttttttttttagctgtacaaaaacagCTGTTAATGTTTCTTGATAATGCAAACAAtttcttatcatattattttaatctattatCGTAATcataaacacaatgtttttgtgcAAATGGTTTTAACATGTAATGCTCTGTGTTGTTCTTCAAGTTATTTCCCTTTACCAGTATATACTGCCATACACAACTAACACAGCCGTGTCCATGAGTGGACAACTACTTCATGTAGAATAAACACAGCTTTTTATAAAATATGGATATGATTGGAGCTGTCATCTTATGTGAGTTTATGTCATTTCAATCATACTTTCTCAAAGAGGTTATTAAATTCTCTTAATGATAAAACTTTTTAATTAGCAATACATTACTCAGTGCACCTTTAAGACCTAAACCAGCTTCTCTGACCCAAAGTGACTTACTGGAAGTAATTTACATGTTTCACGCACTTtgtcttgccaaaaaaaaaaacttaattgtatAAATTGTGAGAGATAGATAAGCCGCTTATCTTAGGCGAGGGATCTAGTTTCCAGCGCCGGAGCCCTCTGTTGGAGATCCGGGAAAGCTGTGCAAGCCCaaccccttctctctctctctctctctctctctctctctctctctctctctcaatgcaCACTGTAGATTTAGATTAACATGGCTCCTGGCTGCCAGCGAGCCTTCAAACATCAAACCTGAATGTATTTTCCTGGCAGCTGCTCTTCGGTCGGCTCAGTAAGGTAAAGAACGAGTAATGGTGTGCTATTTAAGTTCCTCTCTGGTTACTGTTGTAATGAATCGCGAAATAATGATTCATATTACTTCGACTAAAGAGTCCGTTTCGGTGGACAAATCACTGCTGACGGTAGCTCTGCTCTGCTGCTACTTTATCTCTTTAAAACGGTTTGTACAGATCGCTCGCGCTATTGATCGGACATGTTAATTGTGGACGCGGACGATATTTCTACCGACCACATCAAAGATTTGCTTAGTAGGTTGAGCACTTGGTTGCAGATGTTTATCCCCTAATGAGACATTAAGGCTGCATCAGCAAATTGACCGATCCTATGAAGTTGAAACACTGCAACTGAAGCTGATGGTTGTAAAGCGTTGTTGAGTTCTGTATTGTGCGTTGGTGGAAAAAGTtactttatgaaattaaaaaacaaaatccattCAAACCTTTGCGTGAGATTTCATATTAAGCTGATCAAATCTGGCCTCAGGTCATGATGATATGTGACGTTATATAGCACTGGAATGCGATACATTTTGATTTTTTAGTGTTGGTGGACATGAAAATACATTGTAAACAATATCGTGAATTAAACGATTCTGGCTATTAGGTCAGATTCaactaaacataaataaattaaatagcctACAACAATAGTTCCTAACCCTAAAAACAATGAGGAAAAGGGTTAATTCATCGAGAGGGGGCCTGGCGGCTCGGCTGTGGGAGGCGCCTTTGGGCCATTGACGTCCGATTTACTCGTAGTTTGATTTGTCAACAGAGAGCTGGGCGTCGTCGCCCGTCACACAAAACGGGCTTTACAACACAGGGTAGAGACGCTTGAGAGGGGATACACCACAGATATTTAGAATGACAAGAACCACGTAGCATTTTCCGTGGTCGATTCCGGACCTCTTGATTTATTTAACCGACCGTAGTTTGCTTTAGTGCATCCTGTTACATTCACTGTACAAAGTCCGAGATGAAGGATCGCGAGGATGCgatgagaaagaggaaaaaggCTTCGAGCTGGAATATTTCTGCTGGacggttatgtttgttttttgtgaatgTGTCGAAAATGGAAAATATGCTCAGGAAGCGCGTGTAACTTACTTATGACTGAGGCTTCTAATTTCTGATTAAATTAAAGGGAGCTGTTTTTTTCCCCGCTACACCTGCTTTTTAATTAACGTTACTCTGCAGACTGGTGGATAGACTTGCTGATGCCAACAACGCCAGATTGCCTATATGGCAGGATCATGAAGTTTTTGACGTTTTTCCTTTTGCTTCCAGAAACCATAAAAAGGACAAGAAAGAGTGGGAAACAGCTCAGCAAGCTGCCAGCATGCTATGAAATTGTGACTTTGTCCTTGAGGAAGAAGATGGCTGCAGAACTCTATCCTGCCAGCATAAATACCAACCTTCCCAACACTAACAGCACAGCAGTCACCGCTGCCAGCAAAAAGACCATCGTCCAAGTCACTCAAACGGTGACAACGTCGACTACAACTGCCACTCAGCAGAACATCAACAATAATAACGTCGAGACTGCCAGCTGGCAGTCCACTCACCCGACGCTACGAGAGAGGTAAGGGCGCTTTCGGCTTGCTTTCCGAAGCATCTACGCTGTTAAAGGTCCATAAATGAAATATTCTGTTGCATTTTGTTCTCTTCAGGAATGCTTTGATGTTCAATAACGAACTCATGGCAGATGTTCATTTCGTTGTGGGTCCGCCTGGCGCAGCCCAAAAAGTTCCAGCACACAAGGTGAGCGAATCCTAGCGAGTCAAACGCATCTCCAGTGCCTCTTTCATGAAGCGTCTGCTTGACCGCTTTTCTTTGGCTTTGTGCTTCCAGTATGTGCTGGCAGTGGGGAGTTCTGTTTTCGGTGCCATGTTTTATGGAGATCTAGCAGAAGGAGAATCTGAGATTCATATTCCTGACGTGGAGCCTGCTGCTTTTTTAATTCTTTTGAAGTAAGTTCTGCACTTAATTTATGTGTCATTAATGTGACACTCATTTTCTTCCTCCTTATTAATTCGTGAAATTTCAAaatcatggattttttttttttttacaactgcaaattaatatttgttaaacttTTGTCCAGCAAAAGTCATTTGGTGAAACCAATGTGGAagagaaaaatgttaaataatccCTCCTCATGACGATAATTATGACTCAATAATATGATGttatctttcttttattttaaaatcaacaaaaaaagtgtttttcaaatGTAGTCGAGGTGTaatgcaaaatgttatttttactttgttacaccacatgacatttttcaGAATTAACACAACATTTTCTTGACTGTTGGATTTATATGGTTTAATATGAATACAAATAGCAGATTTCTAAGATGCATTTCATCTTTCctcattttttaatcatgtattgtTGACCCATGACCCCATGTAACTGTACACTCAATCACTGCAAAGCTTAATGCTTGTATAACAGCTATTAAAAAAGACATTGTTGATTTCTAAGTCCTTTTTCTATTCACTTTCAGGTACATGTACAGCGATGAGATTGAACTTGAAGCGGACACAGTGCTGGCCACTCTGTACGCTGCAAAAAAGTATATAGTGCCTGCACTGGCTAAGGCCTGTGTCACCTTTCTGGAGACAAGCCTGGAGGCCAAAAATGCCTGTGTGTTGTTATCCCAGAGTCGACTGTTTGAGGAGCCTGAGCTGACCCAGCGGTGTTGGGAGGTCATTGATGCTCAGGCTGAGCTGGCGCTTTGCTCTGAGGGTTTTTGTGAGATTGATCTTCAAACATTGGCGATCATACTAAAGCGAGAGACTCTCAACACCCGGGAGGCGGTGGTCTTCCAGGCGGCTCTTGATTGGGCTATTGCTGAATGCAAAAGGCAGGGACTGGGACCAACCTCTTGTAATAAAAGGGCAGTGCTGGGCAAGGCTCTCTACTTGGTTCGTATCCCAACCATGACCCTGGAGGAGTTCGCCAATGGAGCTGCACAGTCAGACATTTTAACGCTGGAAGAGACTCATGACGTCTTCCTGTGGTACACGGCTGCCAATAAGCCTAAGCTGGAATTCCCACTGCAGAAAAGAAAGGGTCTGATGTCACAGCGCTGCCATCGTTTCCAGTCCTCTGCTTACCGTAGTAACCAATGGCGCTATCGCGGACGCTGTGATAGCATCCAGTTTGCGGTGGACAAGAGGATCTTCATTGCAGGGCTTGGCTTGTACGGTTCCAGTGGTGGAAAGGCAGAGTACAGCGTCAAAATTGAACTCAAGCGCCAAGGAGTGATACTGGCCCAGAACCTAACAAAATTTGTTTCGGACGGATCTAGCAACACCTTCTCTGTATGGTTCGAACACCCTGTCCAAGTGGAGCAGGACACCTTCTACACAGTCAGTGCCATATTAGATGGGAATGAACTTAGTTACTTTGGACAGGAGGGTATGACGGAAGTGCAATGTGGAAAGGTGACCTTCCAGTTCCAGTGTTCCTCGGACAGTACCAACGGAACTGGAGTACAGGGGGGTCAGATCCCAGAGCTGGTCTTCTATGCCTGAATATGTCAGGACGTCCATATTGCAGTGCATTCCAGTCACTGGAATTAAGATTGATTGAATACAGGGTCTCGTGAGGCTCTTGCCTTTTATTATGTAGCAGCAGTGAACTTGATGGTAATGGCGCTTTAGAACCACAGTGGACTCAGATGGAAGGAATGTTCTTCAgctttatttattgcaaaaattctatatttgatttaattattgatGCTGCAGCAAGCagatctctatatatatataaatgaagaaAGTTGTACTGCTCTGATAGTTGATGGAAGCCACTAGTGTGTCATGTTTTGTACATAACCTATTTGTTTTCAGCTTGACGCTGACTGACAAATAAAATGTCTTGTATTAGTGATCAGCTTCCAGAACTGcagattataaatgtttttgtgactCCAATCCAAAGTTTGTTTTCAATAACTTTTCATGGACTTTTATGAAATGCATCAAAGAATGTAATGATGTCGTTCTGTGCAATCCCAACTTCAGAAACGGGGGAagttgaactgaattgaaattttagatttatatacatttaagtgTCTtatatacactttaaaataaagcaatttaAATG is a window of Carassius auratus strain Wakin chromosome 45, ASM336829v1, whole genome shotgun sequence DNA encoding:
- the LOC113063355 gene encoding BTB/POZ domain-containing protein 6-B-like isoform X2 — encoded protein: MAAELYPASINTNLPNTNSTAVTAASKKTIVQVTQTVTTSTTTATQQNINNNNVETASWQSTHPTLRERNALMFNNELMADVHFVVGPPGAAQKVPAHKYVLAVGSSVFGAMFYGDLAEGESEIHIPDVEPAAFLILLKYMYSDEIELEADTVLATLYAAKKYIVPALAKACVTFLETSLEAKNACVLLSQSRLFEEPELTQRCWEVIDAQAELALCSEGFCEIDLQTLAIILKRETLNTREAVVFQAALDWAIAECKRQGLGPTSCNKRAVLGKALYLVRIPTMTLEEFANGAAQSDILTLEETHDVFLWYTAANKPKLEFPLQKRKGLMSQRCHRFQSSAYRSNQWRYRGRCDSIQFAVDKRIFIAGLGLYGSSGGKAEYSVKIELKRQGVILAQNLTKFVSDGSSNTFSVWFEHPVQVEQDTFYTVSAILDGNELSYFGQEGMTEVQCGKVTFQFQCSSDSTNGTGVQGGQIPELVFYA
- the LOC113063355 gene encoding BTB/POZ domain-containing protein 6-B-like isoform X1, which gives rise to MPTTPDCLYGRIMKFLTFFLLLPETIKRTRKSGKQLSKLPACYEIVTLSLRKKMAAELYPASINTNLPNTNSTAVTAASKKTIVQVTQTVTTSTTTATQQNINNNNVETASWQSTHPTLRERNALMFNNELMADVHFVVGPPGAAQKVPAHKYVLAVGSSVFGAMFYGDLAEGESEIHIPDVEPAAFLILLKYMYSDEIELEADTVLATLYAAKKYIVPALAKACVTFLETSLEAKNACVLLSQSRLFEEPELTQRCWEVIDAQAELALCSEGFCEIDLQTLAIILKRETLNTREAVVFQAALDWAIAECKRQGLGPTSCNKRAVLGKALYLVRIPTMTLEEFANGAAQSDILTLEETHDVFLWYTAANKPKLEFPLQKRKGLMSQRCHRFQSSAYRSNQWRYRGRCDSIQFAVDKRIFIAGLGLYGSSGGKAEYSVKIELKRQGVILAQNLTKFVSDGSSNTFSVWFEHPVQVEQDTFYTVSAILDGNELSYFGQEGMTEVQCGKVTFQFQCSSDSTNGTGVQGGQIPELVFYA